A section of the Mycolicibacterium anyangense genome encodes:
- the murA gene encoding UDP-N-acetylglucosamine 1-carboxyvinyltransferase translates to MGERFVVTGGNRLSGEVAVGGAKNSVLKLMAASLLAEGTTTITNCPDILDVPLMAEVLRGLGANVELDGSVVRITSPDEPKYEADFAAVRQFRASVCVLGPLVGRCKRARVALPGGDAIGSRPLDMHQSGLRQLGAECNIEHGCVVASADHLRGAEIQLEFPSVGATENILMAAVVAEGVTTIHNAAREPDVVDLCEMLNQMGAQIEGAGTSTLTITGVPKLHPTEHRVIGDRIVAATWGIAAAMTRGDISVTGVDPAHLQLVLHKLHDAGATVTQSDDGFRIVQYERPKACNVATLPFPGFPTDLQPMAIALAAVAEGTSMITENVFEARFRFVEEMIRLGADARTDGHHAVVRGLPQLSSAPVWCSDIRAGAGLVLAGLVADGETEVHDVFHIDRGYPLFVENLVRLGGEIERV, encoded by the coding sequence GTGGGCGAGCGTTTTGTGGTGACCGGCGGCAACCGGCTGTCTGGTGAGGTCGCGGTGGGCGGCGCCAAGAACAGCGTCCTGAAGCTGATGGCGGCCAGCCTGCTGGCCGAGGGCACCACGACGATCACCAACTGCCCGGACATCCTCGACGTACCCTTGATGGCTGAGGTGCTGCGGGGTCTGGGCGCCAACGTGGAGCTCGATGGCTCGGTTGTGCGGATCACGTCGCCCGACGAACCGAAGTACGAAGCCGATTTCGCGGCGGTCCGCCAGTTCCGCGCATCGGTGTGTGTGCTCGGCCCGTTGGTCGGTCGGTGTAAGCGGGCCCGTGTTGCGCTACCCGGTGGTGACGCGATCGGCTCGCGCCCGCTCGATATGCACCAGTCAGGGCTGCGCCAGCTCGGGGCGGAGTGCAACATCGAGCACGGCTGCGTGGTGGCCTCGGCCGATCACTTGCGGGGTGCCGAGATTCAGCTGGAGTTCCCGTCGGTCGGTGCTACCGAGAACATCCTGATGGCAGCCGTGGTCGCCGAGGGTGTCACCACGATTCACAACGCCGCCCGGGAACCTGATGTCGTCGACCTGTGCGAGATGCTCAACCAGATGGGCGCCCAGATCGAGGGCGCCGGTACATCGACATTGACCATCACCGGAGTCCCGAAGCTGCATCCGACCGAGCACCGGGTGATCGGTGACCGGATCGTGGCGGCGACGTGGGGGATCGCGGCGGCGATGACGCGCGGCGACATCTCGGTCACCGGTGTGGACCCGGCCCACCTGCAACTGGTGTTGCACAAACTGCATGACGCCGGCGCCACCGTGACGCAGAGCGACGACGGTTTCCGGATCGTCCAGTACGAGCGGCCGAAGGCGTGCAATGTGGCGACGCTGCCGTTCCCCGGATTCCCGACGGATCTGCAGCCGATGGCGATCGCCCTGGCGGCGGTCGCCGAGGGCACGTCGATGATCACCGAGAACGTGTTCGAGGCGCGGTTCCGATTCGTGGAGGAGATGATCCGCCTCGGCGCCGATGCACGGACTGATGGACATCACGCCGTGGTGCGCGGTCTGCCGCAGTTGTCCAGTGCGCCGGTGTGGTGTTCGGACATTCGCGCCGGTGCCGGCCTGGTGCTCGCGGGCCTGGTCGCCGACGGAGAAACCGAAGTTCACGACGTGTTTCACATCGACCGCGGCTACCCGCTGTTCGTCGAGAACCTGGTGCGACTTGGCGGAGAGATCGAACGCGTGTAA
- a CDS encoding cob(I)yrinic acid a,c-diamide adenosyltransferase has product MGVHLTRIYTRTGDDGTSGLSDFSRVEKSDPRLIAYADCDEANAALGVAVAVGQPEESLRTVLVQIQNDLFDAGADLSTPVVENPEYPPLRITGPYIERLEAWCDHYNDGLPALNSFILPGGTALSALLHVARTVTRRAERSAWIAVKAYPETVSPLPARYLNRLSDLLFILSRVANPDGDVMWKPGGAEADRPTTT; this is encoded by the coding sequence ATGGGAGTCCACCTGACCCGCATCTATACCCGGACCGGCGACGACGGGACTTCGGGTCTGAGTGATTTCTCACGGGTCGAGAAGAGCGATCCGCGCCTCATCGCCTATGCCGACTGTGACGAGGCCAACGCCGCACTCGGCGTAGCGGTGGCGGTGGGCCAGCCGGAAGAGTCGCTGCGCACGGTGCTGGTCCAGATTCAGAACGACCTGTTCGACGCGGGTGCCGACCTGTCGACGCCGGTGGTCGAGAACCCGGAATATCCCCCGCTGCGGATCACCGGGCCCTACATCGAACGGCTCGAAGCGTGGTGTGACCATTACAACGACGGCCTGCCCGCGCTGAACTCGTTCATTCTTCCCGGCGGAACGGCGCTCTCGGCGCTGCTGCACGTCGCGCGAACGGTGACCCGGCGCGCCGAGCGATCGGCGTGGATTGCGGTCAAGGCCTATCCCGAGACCGTCAGCCCGCTGCCGGCCAGGTACCTGAACCGGCTCTCGGACCTGTTGTTCATCCTGTCTCGGGTGGCCAACCCGGACGGCGATGTGATGTGGAAGCCGGGCGGAGCCGAGGCCGACCGGCCGACCACGACCTAG
- a CDS encoding DUF2550 domain-containing protein, protein MSATTMVMGALISVLALVVVALSYRLWKLRQGGTAAILRDIPAVGGHGWRHGVVRYAGDEARFYRLSSLRWWPDRRLGRRGLDIVSRRAPRGDEFDIMTDEIVVLELNDTTTERRRGYEIALDRGALTAFLSWVESRPSPRSRRRTSDR, encoded by the coding sequence ATGAGCGCGACGACGATGGTCATGGGCGCGCTCATCAGTGTGCTGGCACTCGTCGTCGTGGCGCTGAGCTACCGGTTGTGGAAGCTCCGCCAGGGTGGGACGGCCGCGATCCTGCGGGATATCCCCGCGGTCGGCGGTCACGGCTGGCGCCACGGCGTGGTGCGGTACGCCGGTGACGAGGCCAGGTTCTATCGGTTGTCGAGCCTGCGCTGGTGGCCGGATCGTCGGCTCGGCCGGCGCGGGCTGGACATCGTCTCCCGGCGCGCACCCCGGGGCGACGAGTTCGACATCATGACCGACGAGATCGTCGTACTCGAACTCAACGACACCACCACCGAGCGGCGCCGCGGCTATGAGATCGCCTTGGACCGTGGTGCGCTCACCGCGTTTCTGTCCTGGGTCGAGTCGCGGCCTTCACCGCGGTCGCGGCGACGCACGTCCGACCGCTAG
- a CDS encoding F0F1 ATP synthase subunit epsilon yields the protein MAELDVDIVAVERKIWSGKAKFVFTRTTSGEIGILPRHIPLVAQLVDDAMVRVEREGEDDLRIAVDGGYLSVTEEGVTILAESAEFESEIDADAAKSDAASDDPEIAARGRARLRAVGQLD from the coding sequence ATGGCCGAATTGGACGTCGACATCGTCGCCGTCGAGCGCAAGATCTGGTCGGGCAAGGCGAAGTTCGTCTTCACCCGCACCACATCCGGCGAGATCGGCATCCTGCCCCGGCACATCCCGCTGGTCGCCCAGCTGGTCGACGATGCGATGGTGCGGGTCGAGCGAGAGGGTGAGGACGATCTGCGGATCGCCGTCGACGGTGGCTACCTGTCGGTGACCGAGGAGGGTGTGACTATCCTCGCCGAGTCTGCAGAGTTCGAATCCGAGATCGACGCGGACGCGGCGAAGTCCGATGCCGCCAGCGACGATCCAGAGATCGCAGCTCGGGGCCGGGCCCGCCTGCGGGCCGTCGGCCAGCTCGACTAG
- the atpD gene encoding F0F1 ATP synthase subunit beta: MTAAVDTKTAGRVVRITGPVVDVEFPRGSVPELFNALHAEISYGALSKTLTLEVAQHLGDSLVRTISMQPTDGLVRGVEVTDTGASISVPVGDGVKGHVFNALGDCLDEPGYGKDFEHWSIHRKPPAFADLEPRTEMLETGLKVVDLLTPYVRGGKIALFGGAGVGKTVLIQEMINRIARNFGGTSVFAGVGERTREGNDLWVELADANVLKDTALVFGQMDEPPGTRMRVALSALTMAEYFRDEQGQDVLLFIDNIFRFTQAGSEVSTLLGRMPSAVGYQPTLADEMGELQERITSTRGRSITSMQAVYVPADDYTDPAPATTFAHLDATTELSRAVFSKGIFPAVDPLASSSTILHPSVVGDEHYRVAQEVIRILQRYKDLQDIIAILGIDELSEEDKVLVYRARKIERFLSQNMMAAEQFTGQPGSTVPLKETIEAFDKLAKGEFDHLPEQAFFLIGGLDDLAKKAESLGTKL, translated from the coding sequence ATGACTGCTGCTGTAGACACCAAGACCGCAGGTCGCGTTGTCCGCATCACCGGCCCGGTGGTGGACGTCGAGTTCCCCCGTGGTTCGGTGCCCGAACTGTTCAACGCGCTGCATGCCGAGATCTCCTACGGCGCACTGTCGAAGACCCTGACGCTCGAGGTTGCCCAGCACCTCGGCGACAGCCTGGTGCGCACCATTTCGATGCAGCCCACCGACGGCCTGGTCCGCGGCGTCGAGGTCACCGACACCGGTGCATCCATCTCGGTTCCCGTCGGCGACGGCGTCAAGGGACACGTGTTCAACGCCCTCGGTGACTGCCTCGACGAGCCCGGCTACGGCAAGGACTTCGAGCACTGGTCGATCCACCGCAAGCCGCCGGCCTTCGCCGACCTCGAGCCCCGCACCGAGATGCTCGAGACCGGTCTGAAGGTCGTCGACCTGCTCACGCCGTACGTGCGCGGTGGCAAGATCGCCCTGTTCGGCGGTGCCGGCGTGGGCAAGACGGTGCTCATCCAGGAGATGATCAACCGCATCGCCCGCAACTTCGGTGGTACCTCGGTGTTCGCCGGCGTGGGGGAGCGCACCCGCGAGGGTAACGACCTGTGGGTCGAGCTCGCCGACGCCAACGTGCTCAAGGACACCGCGCTGGTGTTCGGTCAGATGGACGAGCCGCCGGGCACCCGTATGCGCGTGGCCCTGTCGGCGCTGACCATGGCCGAGTACTTCCGCGACGAGCAGGGCCAGGACGTGCTGCTGTTCATCGACAACATCTTCCGGTTCACCCAGGCCGGCTCGGAGGTCTCGACCCTGCTGGGCCGCATGCCTTCCGCCGTGGGCTACCAGCCGACCCTGGCCGACGAGATGGGTGAGCTCCAGGAGCGCATCACCTCGACGCGTGGCCGTTCGATCACCTCGATGCAGGCCGTGTACGTGCCCGCCGACGACTACACCGACCCGGCACCGGCCACCACGTTCGCCCACCTCGACGCGACCACTGAGCTCTCGCGTGCGGTGTTCTCCAAGGGCATCTTCCCCGCGGTGGATCCGCTGGCCTCCAGCTCGACGATCCTGCACCCCAGCGTCGTCGGCGACGAGCACTACCGGGTTGCCCAGGAAGTCATCCGAATCCTGCAGCGCTACAAGGACCTCCAGGACATCATCGCGATCCTCGGTATCGACGAGCTGTCCGAAGAGGACAAGGTGCTGGTTTACCGCGCCCGCAAGATCGAGCGCTTCCTCAGCCAGAACATGATGGCGGCCGAGCAGTTCACCGGTCAGCCCGGTTCGACGGTTCCGCTCAAGGAGACCATCGAGGCCTTCGACAAGCTGGCCAAGGGCGAGTTCGACCACCTGCCCGAGCAGGCGTTCTTCCTCATCGGCGGCCTCGACGACCTGGCGAAGAAGGCCGAAAGCCTCGGCACCAAGCTGTGA